A single window of Usitatibacter rugosus DNA harbors:
- the gspM gene encoding type II secretion system protein GspM, protein MINFRTLSAEQSRKLALALLAGVIVLAVAAVAVPTWFAHRHYDRALTEGTDLLQRYRRIAATRPDVTRSLETMRAREARKFFLRPGAPALSAAEGQEVLRQLIEGNGAKLITMQVPPSKEEGRYRQVTVNVQLTANVQALRRILHTIESATPYLFVDNLMIRSSVPYNFRPGPGAEPEMFVQFDVYGYSQTAGS, encoded by the coding sequence ATGATCAACTTCCGCACGCTCTCCGCCGAGCAGAGCCGCAAGCTGGCCCTGGCCCTTCTCGCCGGCGTGATCGTCCTCGCCGTGGCGGCCGTGGCCGTGCCGACGTGGTTCGCCCATCGCCACTACGACCGCGCGCTCACCGAGGGCACCGATCTCCTGCAGCGCTATCGCCGCATCGCGGCCACGCGGCCCGACGTCACGCGAAGCCTCGAGACGATGCGCGCGCGAGAGGCCCGCAAGTTCTTCCTGCGTCCCGGAGCGCCGGCACTCTCCGCGGCCGAAGGCCAGGAGGTGCTGCGCCAGCTGATCGAAGGCAACGGGGCCAAACTCATCACGATGCAGGTGCCGCCGTCCAAGGAAGAGGGCCGCTATCGCCAGGTCACCGTGAACGTCCAGCTCACGGCCAACGTCCAGGCATTGCGGCGCATCCTGCACACCATCGAGAGCGCGACGCCGTACCTGTTCGTCGACAACCTGATGATCCGAAGCTCGGTGCCGTACAACTTCCGGCCCGGCCCGGGCGCGGAGCCGGAGATGTTCGTGCAGTTCGACGTATACGGTTACTCCCAGACGGCGGGGTCGTGA
- a CDS encoding type IV pilus modification PilV family protein: MMRARRPHGFTLLEVVVAFVLLALILVTVFQVFSSGLSRGTTLDERSQALAIAQSRLASAGLEDGLKEGETRGESPDRKYAWSLRVTAYGEDPGPGSSAPQANIAIYRVDSLVSWHGSDGRDQVYSLSTLLVGAKPS; this comes from the coding sequence ATGATGCGAGCGCGCCGCCCACATGGATTCACGTTGCTCGAGGTGGTGGTTGCCTTCGTGCTGCTGGCGCTGATTCTCGTCACCGTTTTCCAGGTCTTCTCCTCGGGGCTGTCGCGCGGGACCACGCTCGACGAGCGCTCGCAGGCGCTCGCCATCGCGCAGTCGCGCCTCGCCTCGGCGGGCCTGGAAGATGGCCTCAAGGAAGGCGAGACGCGCGGCGAGAGCCCGGACCGCAAGTACGCGTGGTCGCTGCGCGTCACGGCCTACGGCGAGGACCCGGGGCCGGGATCGTCGGCGCCGCAGGCCAACATCGCGATCTACCGCGTCGATTCGCTGGTGTCCTGGCACGGCAGCGACGGGCGCGACCAGGTCTACTCGCTCTCGACCCTCCTCGTCGGGGCGAAGCCGTCGTGA
- the gspG gene encoding type II secretion system major pseudopilin GspG, translated as MKRIQPSRGARGFTLLELVIVLIILGTIMAFLAPRIFGNVGKANQALAKAKMEQLSGQLEILRLEVGRYPNASEGLKALVDKPAGMDKWNGPYVKDQTTLKDPWGNDFRYNQPGRDNRPFEIVTLGADGKEGGEGEDKDLVN; from the coding sequence ATGAAAAGAATCCAACCTTCCCGCGGCGCCCGCGGCTTCACGCTGCTGGAGCTCGTGATCGTGCTGATCATCCTCGGCACCATCATGGCGTTCCTCGCGCCGCGCATCTTCGGCAACGTCGGCAAGGCCAACCAGGCGCTCGCCAAGGCCAAGATGGAGCAGCTCTCCGGGCAGCTGGAGATCCTGCGCCTCGAGGTCGGCCGCTATCCCAATGCGTCGGAAGGGCTGAAGGCCCTGGTCGACAAGCCCGCGGGCATGGACAAGTGGAACGGTCCCTATGTGAAGGACCAGACCACGCTCAAGGATCCCTGGGGCAACGACTTCCGCTACAACCAGCCGGGGCGCGACAACCGACCGTTCGAGATCGTCACGCTCGGTGCCGACGGCAAGGAAGGCGGCGAGGGCGAAGACAAGGACCTCGTCAACTGA
- a CDS encoding GspH/FimT family pseudopilin codes for MRSRGFTLLEIIVVLVIGAMTMAMLVSFTGKGASAADLKASARSLAGGLRAAQSTAMAQRRDAVLTIDVDAREFTFSGETRPHKLPEGVELKLYTAQTEVESQRKGSIRFYPDGSSTGGRITVSSGERKFLVDVDWLTGRVAINE; via the coding sequence ATGCGCAGCCGCGGCTTCACGTTGCTCGAAATCATCGTCGTGTTGGTCATCGGTGCGATGACCATGGCGATGCTCGTTTCGTTCACGGGCAAGGGCGCGTCGGCCGCGGACCTCAAGGCGTCGGCCCGTTCGCTCGCCGGGGGCTTGCGAGCCGCGCAGTCCACCGCGATGGCGCAGCGCCGCGATGCCGTGCTCACGATCGACGTCGACGCGCGCGAGTTCACCTTCAGCGGCGAGACCCGCCCCCACAAGCTGCCCGAGGGCGTGGAGCTCAAGCTCTACACCGCGCAGACCGAGGTGGAGAGCCAGCGCAAGGGCTCGATCCGCTTCTATCCCGACGGCAGCTCGACCGGTGGGCGCATCACGGTCTCCTCCGGCGAGCGGAAGTTCCTCGTGGACGTCGATTGGCTCACCGGGCGCGTCGCGATCAACGAATGA
- the gspE gene encoding type II secretion system ATPase GspE → MPQRIGEILVARGKLDPANLERALKLQEGNAGEKIGVILARLGMVSGRDLADALATQLDIPVALSTDFPELPLMEERISAKFLRDAQAVPLREDDEELALAIADPSDSYVLTAVQMASGKRVRPYIAAPSEIEAALERLYGGGKSSMGQIVDNIEVRSDEDADWGDIEHLKDMASEAPVIRLVNLLLAKASEQRASDIHIEPFENRLIVRYRIDGVLHEVESPPRRLSAAVISRVKIMASLDIAERRLPQDGRIKVRIQGKEIDLRVSTVPTMHGESVVMRLLDKGGVPLDFESLGFEGKTLENFLKVLDQPHGILLVTGPTGSGKTTTLYTALDRLNNPDVKIVTVEDPVEYQMPGINQIQVKSQINLTFATALRSIVRQDPDIIMVGEIRDLETVRIAMQSALTGHMVISTVHTNDAPSTINRLVDMGSEDYLLTSTISGILAQRLVRTLCKHCREPHEALPEVTEQMGLRRFVPQGKVTLYKPVGCPQCANTGYWGRLCIIEMMVMTDAIRALIMRHATAGELRTAAIEGGMETMFENGLRKALAGQTTIEEVLRVTRED, encoded by the coding sequence TTGCCCCAACGTATCGGTGAGATCCTCGTCGCCCGGGGAAAGCTCGACCCCGCGAACCTCGAGCGAGCCCTGAAGCTGCAGGAGGGCAACGCCGGCGAAAAGATCGGCGTGATCCTCGCGAGACTCGGCATGGTGTCCGGCCGCGACCTCGCCGATGCGCTGGCGACCCAGCTCGACATCCCCGTCGCATTGAGCACCGACTTCCCCGAGCTCCCGCTCATGGAAGAGCGCATCAGCGCGAAATTCCTGAGGGACGCGCAAGCGGTCCCGCTGCGTGAGGACGACGAAGAGCTCGCCCTCGCGATCGCCGACCCGAGCGATTCGTACGTCCTCACCGCGGTTCAGATGGCGAGCGGCAAGCGCGTGCGCCCGTACATTGCCGCGCCCAGCGAGATCGAGGCCGCGCTCGAGCGCCTCTATGGCGGTGGCAAGTCGTCGATGGGCCAGATCGTCGACAACATCGAGGTGCGCTCCGACGAGGACGCCGACTGGGGCGACATCGAGCACCTGAAGGACATGGCCTCCGAGGCCCCGGTCATCCGCCTCGTGAACCTGCTGCTCGCCAAGGCTTCCGAGCAGCGCGCCTCCGACATCCACATCGAGCCGTTCGAGAACCGCCTGATCGTGCGCTACCGCATCGACGGCGTGCTGCACGAGGTCGAGTCCCCGCCGCGCCGCCTGTCCGCCGCGGTGATCAGCCGCGTGAAGATCATGGCGAGCCTGGACATCGCCGAGCGCCGCCTGCCGCAGGACGGCCGCATCAAAGTGCGCATCCAGGGCAAGGAGATCGACCTTCGCGTCTCCACGGTGCCCACGATGCATGGCGAGAGCGTCGTGATGCGCCTGCTCGACAAGGGTGGCGTGCCGCTCGACTTCGAGTCGCTGGGCTTCGAGGGCAAGACGCTCGAGAACTTCCTCAAGGTCCTGGACCAGCCGCACGGCATCCTGCTCGTCACCGGCCCCACGGGCTCGGGCAAGACGACCACGCTCTACACCGCGCTCGACCGCCTGAACAATCCCGACGTGAAGATCGTCACGGTCGAGGATCCGGTCGAATACCAGATGCCGGGCATCAACCAGATCCAGGTGAAGTCGCAGATCAACCTCACCTTCGCGACGGCGCTGCGCTCCATCGTTCGCCAGGACCCGGACATCATCATGGTGGGCGAGATCCGCGACCTGGAGACGGTGCGCATCGCCATGCAGTCGGCGTTGACGGGCCACATGGTGATCTCGACGGTCCACACGAACGACGCGCCCTCGACGATCAACCGCCTGGTCGACATGGGGTCGGAAGACTATCTCCTCACCTCCACGATCAGCGGCATCCTCGCGCAGCGCCTGGTGCGCACGCTCTGCAAGCATTGCCGCGAGCCGCACGAGGCTCTTCCCGAAGTGACGGAGCAGATGGGCCTGCGCCGCTTCGTGCCGCAGGGCAAGGTCACGCTCTACAAGCCGGTCGGTTGCCCGCAGTGCGCCAACACGGGCTACTGGGGGCGGCTGTGCATCATCGAGATGATGGTCATGACCGATGCCATCCGCGCGCTCATCATGCGCCATGCGACCGCGGGCGAGCTTCGCACCGCGGCGATCGAAGGGGGAATGGAGACGATGTTCGAGAACGGGCTGCGAAAAGCGCTCGCCGGGCAGACGACGATCGAGGAAGTGCTTCGCGTCACGCGCGAAGACTAG
- a CDS encoding PilN domain-containing protein — protein MAAIPDRLRAGKPAWRQQAEAFWSWWTAQLAREVPESLGGAGMKRAPVVALRGETLVLLEARGTTFAEIGEAPLSSLDPEGRKIALRSLLARAGETDPRVRLCLDRDESLLRRVALPLATEENLAQVLAFEMDRLTPFRGEDVYFDHRVASRDPVAARIQVDLGVARRPLVDAKVATLREYGGEVQAVVLADDVARWSAPLDLLPEGLPGELDRRRERSLQMTAGGIVLALLALALALPLWQKREAVIALQPVLMKARAEAEATDILSKELEKIVADYNFLLTKKHTVQPTLVLVEELSRLLPDTTWVQQLDIRPTGKIREVQISGETPSSSKLIEIFEQSKVLQNAAPRGSITKGSQPGNERFLIAAEVRPRTMPEAVPLSMAASFPTATVVPPPPPPPVDAAKPAAADAAKPATADATKSTASDATKPAPADAQPPATATVTPTPAVPPKAAAPNAAAPSAPAPNAPADFGPARRSSKAPAKGEPKPEPGK, from the coding sequence ATGGCTGCAATACCGGATCGCTTGCGCGCGGGGAAGCCCGCCTGGCGCCAACAGGCCGAGGCCTTCTGGAGCTGGTGGACGGCGCAGCTCGCGCGCGAGGTGCCCGAGAGCCTGGGCGGCGCGGGCATGAAGCGCGCGCCCGTCGTCGCATTGCGCGGCGAGACGCTCGTGCTCCTCGAGGCGCGCGGCACCACGTTCGCCGAGATCGGCGAGGCGCCGCTCTCGTCGCTCGATCCCGAGGGCCGCAAGATCGCGCTGCGCAGCCTGCTCGCCCGCGCCGGCGAAACGGATCCGCGCGTGCGCCTCTGCCTCGATCGAGATGAATCCCTGCTCCGCCGGGTGGCGCTGCCGCTCGCCACGGAGGAGAACCTCGCGCAGGTGCTCGCCTTCGAGATGGACCGCCTGACGCCGTTCCGCGGCGAGGACGTGTACTTCGACCATCGCGTGGCTTCCCGCGACCCGGTGGCCGCCCGCATCCAGGTCGATCTCGGCGTCGCGCGCCGGCCGCTGGTGGACGCCAAGGTCGCGACGCTGCGCGAGTACGGCGGCGAAGTCCAGGCGGTGGTGCTCGCCGACGACGTGGCGCGCTGGAGCGCGCCGCTCGACCTCTTGCCCGAAGGCCTGCCCGGCGAGCTCGACCGCCGCCGCGAACGCAGCCTGCAGATGACGGCCGGCGGCATCGTGCTCGCCCTCCTGGCGCTCGCGCTGGCGCTCCCGCTGTGGCAGAAGCGCGAGGCGGTGATCGCGCTGCAGCCCGTGCTCATGAAGGCCCGCGCGGAGGCCGAGGCCACCGACATCCTCTCCAAGGAGCTGGAGAAGATCGTGGCGGACTACAACTTCCTGCTCACCAAGAAGCACACGGTGCAGCCCACGCTCGTCCTCGTGGAGGAGCTCTCGCGCCTCCTGCCGGACACGACCTGGGTGCAGCAGCTCGACATCCGGCCGACGGGCAAGATCCGCGAGGTCCAGATCTCGGGCGAGACGCCGTCGTCGTCGAAGCTGATCGAGATCTTCGAGCAGTCGAAGGTCCTGCAGAACGCCGCGCCGCGCGGCTCGATCACCAAGGGCTCGCAGCCCGGGAACGAGCGGTTCCTCATCGCCGCCGAGGTGCGCCCGCGCACGATGCCCGAGGCCGTGCCGCTTTCCATGGCCGCGTCGTTCCCCACGGCAACCGTGGTGCCCCCGCCTCCGCCTCCGCCCGTCGATGCGGCGAAGCCCGCCGCGGCCGATGCGGCCAAGCCCGCGACCGCGGATGCCACGAAGTCCACTGCTTCCGATGCGACGAAGCCCGCGCCGGCGGACGCGCAGCCTCCGGCCACCGCGACCGTGACACCGACTCCCGCGGTGCCGCCGAAGGCCGCGGCACCGAACGCCGCGGCACCGAGCGCCCCCGCACCGAATGCCCCCGCGGATTTCGGTCCTGCCCGCAGGTCGTCCAAGGCGCCGGCCAAGGGCGAGCCGAAACCGGAGCCCGGAAAGTGA
- a CDS encoding prepilin-type N-terminal cleavage/methylation domain-containing protein — MKRAHQAGFTLIEIVLAMALLAAMLGMAWSGVSFALRSWDAGANQGHRTADLRLSQNFLRRELSEIFPMRFKDAMTLKLALEGSATRLRFVSTRPAGLSTAGLSLVSLEVEGEGRKRNLVMRRAAPDDAAKDFGPLERSESTILYSDVDTVHFSYFGSDNDIEQPKWRDEWTHAKMPTLIRLRVVAADGAEQPETMVRVMLSEEAGCLENTFQRACRPRRP; from the coding sequence GTGAAGCGCGCGCACCAGGCGGGATTCACGCTGATCGAGATCGTGCTCGCCATGGCGCTGCTCGCGGCCATGCTCGGCATGGCGTGGTCGGGTGTCAGCTTCGCGCTGCGCAGCTGGGACGCCGGGGCGAACCAGGGGCATCGCACCGCGGACCTGCGCCTGTCGCAGAACTTCCTGCGCCGCGAGCTCTCCGAGATCTTCCCGATGCGCTTCAAGGACGCGATGACCCTCAAGCTCGCGCTCGAAGGCTCGGCCACGCGGCTGCGCTTCGTGTCGACGCGCCCCGCCGGGCTCTCGACGGCGGGCCTCTCGCTCGTGAGCCTCGAGGTCGAAGGCGAAGGCCGCAAGCGCAACCTCGTGATGCGCCGCGCCGCGCCCGACGACGCGGCCAAGGACTTCGGGCCGCTCGAGCGCTCCGAGTCCACGATCCTCTATTCCGACGTGGACACGGTGCATTTCTCGTACTTCGGTTCCGACAACGACATCGAGCAGCCGAAGTGGCGCGACGAATGGACGCACGCCAAGATGCCCACGCTGATCCGCCTGCGCGTCGTGGCGGCCGATGGTGCGGAGCAGCCGGAAACGATGGTCCGCGTGATGCTGAGCGAGGAGGCCGGGTGCCTGGAGAACACGTTCCAGCGCGCTTGCCGGCCGAGGCGGCCATGA
- a CDS encoding ammonium transporter, with translation MKRVLSLFALVAALGFGAVAIAQDKKADAPAAAPAAAAPADAKAAAPADAAKPAEAAAAPAAAAPPAPVPNKGDVAWMLTCTALVLLMSLPGLALFYGGMVRSKNMLSMLMQVFIVFSLITVLWCVYGYSLAFTEGNAYIGGFDRLFLKGTVDANAGNFAMAATFSKGVVIPELLFVAFQATFAAITCCLILGAFAERAKFAAVLLFMVLWFTFSYAPIAHMVWFWMGPDAYTDPKLVDGLNAKAGLLWQWGALDFAGGTVVHINAGIAGLVGAYVVGKRIGFGKEAMTPHNLPMTMIGASLLWFGWFGFNAGSALESGNSAVLAFMNTFLATACAVLSWIIFEWLFKGKPSMLGAASGAVAGLVAITPAAGNVGIPGAFVIGTAAGVVCLWGVSGLKKMLKADDSLDVYGVHAVGGILGAILTGVFASPDLGGPGYVSDWVTAAMVKPADYSILSQVIVQAKAVGVTLVWSGVVAFIAYKIADLVIGMRVPEEDEREGLDITAHGESAYN, from the coding sequence ATGAAACGCGTACTCAGTCTGTTTGCGCTCGTCGCCGCATTGGGGTTCGGCGCCGTCGCGATCGCCCAGGACAAGAAGGCCGATGCACCGGCCGCCGCGCCCGCGGCGGCTGCGCCCGCGGACGCCAAGGCGGCCGCACCCGCCGATGCGGCGAAGCCCGCCGAAGCCGCCGCAGCTCCCGCGGCCGCGGCGCCTCCCGCACCCGTGCCCAACAAGGGCGACGTGGCGTGGATGCTCACCTGCACCGCGCTCGTGCTGCTGATGAGCCTGCCTGGCCTGGCACTGTTCTACGGCGGCATGGTGCGCTCGAAGAACATGCTGTCGATGCTGATGCAGGTCTTCATCGTGTTCTCGCTGATCACGGTGCTGTGGTGCGTCTACGGCTACAGCCTCGCGTTCACCGAGGGCAACGCCTACATCGGCGGGTTCGACCGCCTGTTCCTGAAGGGCACGGTGGATGCCAACGCGGGCAACTTCGCGATGGCCGCCACGTTCTCCAAGGGCGTCGTGATTCCCGAGCTGCTGTTCGTGGCCTTCCAGGCGACGTTCGCGGCGATCACCTGCTGCCTGATCCTCGGCGCGTTCGCCGAGCGCGCGAAGTTCGCCGCGGTGCTGCTGTTCATGGTGCTGTGGTTCACGTTCTCGTACGCGCCGATCGCGCACATGGTGTGGTTCTGGATGGGCCCGGATGCGTACACCGATCCGAAGCTCGTCGACGGGCTGAACGCCAAGGCAGGCCTGCTGTGGCAGTGGGGCGCCCTCGACTTCGCGGGCGGCACGGTGGTGCACATCAACGCCGGTATCGCCGGCCTGGTGGGCGCCTACGTGGTGGGCAAGCGGATCGGCTTCGGCAAGGAAGCGATGACGCCGCACAACCTGCCCATGACCATGATCGGCGCCTCGCTGCTGTGGTTCGGCTGGTTCGGCTTCAACGCCGGCTCGGCGCTCGAATCCGGCAACTCGGCGGTGCTCGCGTTCATGAACACGTTCCTCGCGACGGCCTGCGCGGTGCTCTCGTGGATCATCTTCGAGTGGCTCTTCAAGGGTAAGCCTTCGATGCTGGGCGCGGCTTCGGGCGCGGTGGCGGGCCTCGTGGCCATCACCCCGGCGGCGGGTAACGTCGGCATCCCCGGTGCGTTCGTGATCGGCACCGCCGCGGGCGTCGTCTGCCTGTGGGGCGTGTCGGGCCTGAAGAAGATGCTGAAGGCCGATGACTCGCTCGACGTGTACGGCGTGCACGCGGTTGGCGGCATCCTCGGCGCCATCCTGACGGGCGTGTTCGCTTCGCCCGACCTGGGCGGCCCCGGCTACGTGTCCGACTGGGTCACGGCGGCGATGGTGAAGCCGGCGGACTACTCGATCCTGTCGCAGGTGATCGTGCAGGCGAAGGCGGTCGGCGTCACACTGGTTTGGTCCGGCGTGGTGGCGTTCATCGCCTACAAGATCGCGGATCTCGTCATCGGCATGCGCGTGCCGGAAGAAGACGAGCGTGAAGGGCTCGACATCACCGCACACGGCGAGTCGGCCTACAACTGA
- a CDS encoding TorF family putative porin, whose translation MRQLPALLLAAAVSVPVVSYAQTAPAPAAPAAPESPHSFTGKLGLFTEYEYRGISQTSEDPALQLNLDYGHSSGFYAGFFFSNIKWLKDTAYAGGFNTDANLEWDIYAGYKFEPIKDWTVDVGYLRYEYPRSGAFNPKPNTDEVYIGLTYSFATLKYSYSFNDTFGVPSSEGSDYIELAVTYPVADTKFSFTGLLGYQRYAGTQSSGFDNDDLSYGVWKVGGVYDFGSGWNGGLYYKGTNAKDELYTIRDKNWSKKRIVAFVTYAF comes from the coding sequence ATGCGCCAGCTCCCCGCATTGCTCTTGGCCGCGGCAGTCAGCGTTCCGGTCGTTTCATATGCACAGACGGCCCCCGCTCCCGCCGCACCCGCTGCGCCCGAGTCCCCGCATTCGTTCACCGGGAAGCTCGGCCTGTTCACCGAATACGAATACCGCGGCATCTCGCAGACCTCCGAAGATCCGGCCCTCCAGCTGAACCTAGACTACGGGCACTCGAGCGGCTTCTACGCGGGCTTCTTCTTCTCGAACATCAAGTGGCTGAAGGACACGGCGTACGCGGGCGGCTTCAACACCGACGCCAACCTCGAGTGGGATATCTACGCCGGCTACAAGTTCGAGCCGATCAAGGACTGGACCGTCGACGTGGGCTACCTGCGCTATGAGTACCCGCGCTCGGGCGCCTTCAACCCGAAGCCGAACACCGACGAGGTGTACATCGGCCTCACGTACAGCTTCGCCACGCTCAAGTACTCCTACTCGTTCAACGACACGTTCGGCGTGCCGAGCTCCGAAGGCTCCGACTACATCGAGCTGGCCGTCACGTACCCGGTCGCCGACACGAAGTTCTCGTTCACCGGTCTCCTCGGCTACCAGCGCTACGCAGGCACGCAGTCGAGCGGCTTCGACAACGACGATCTTTCCTACGGGGTGTGGAAGGTCGGCGGCGTGTACGACTTCGGCAGCGGATGGAACGGTGGCCTGTACTACAAGGGCACCAACGCCAAGGACGAGCTCTACACGATCCGCGACAAGAACTGGTCGAAGAAGCGAATCGTTGCCTTCGTGACGTACGCGTTCTAA
- a CDS encoding type II secretion system F family protein produces the protein MPFFQYKAVAPTGEVQEGVLEAASHPGAIARLQEMGFIPIRAEEAGVARSAPASAVSRPLFQRRGISQDDIGIITRELATLLKAGLPLDRSVEILINLASTPRVAELMTKVRNDVRGGSSLSKALDNQGVFSRFYVNMIRAGEAGGSLPGVLARLAEFMERAKALKAQVTSALVYPAILFTVSILSVVILLIFVVPKFQPIFAQSGKALPFVTTVVIFLADVLRNYWWAITLGIAGILLYMRNKLQDPETKFAMDRRMLGWPLVGSLISRVEMTRFARTLGTLLGNGVALVSALSIVRDTMGNTWLAEAVGNVARELKEGRGLGRPMMESGRFPPLAVHMIMVGEETGRLDEMLLQVADTYDVEVEQAIKKILAFLEPAMILTMAIVVAGIILSMLSAMLAIYDLPF, from the coding sequence ATGCCGTTTTTCCAATACAAGGCGGTCGCGCCCACGGGCGAGGTCCAGGAAGGTGTCCTGGAGGCCGCGAGCCATCCGGGAGCGATCGCGCGCCTGCAGGAGATGGGCTTCATCCCGATCCGCGCCGAGGAAGCGGGGGTGGCCCGCAGCGCTCCCGCATCGGCCGTCTCGCGCCCGCTCTTCCAGCGCCGCGGCATCTCCCAGGACGACATCGGCATCATCACGCGCGAGCTCGCCACGCTGCTGAAGGCCGGCCTGCCGCTCGACCGCTCCGTCGAGATCCTCATCAACCTCGCCTCGACCCCGCGTGTGGCCGAGCTGATGACGAAGGTCCGCAACGACGTGCGCGGCGGCTCGTCGCTTTCGAAGGCGCTCGACAACCAGGGCGTCTTCTCGCGCTTCTACGTGAACATGATCCGCGCGGGCGAAGCCGGCGGAAGCCTCCCGGGCGTGCTCGCGCGCCTCGCGGAGTTCATGGAGCGCGCCAAGGCCCTCAAGGCGCAGGTCACTTCCGCGCTGGTCTACCCCGCGATCCTCTTCACGGTGTCGATCCTCTCGGTGGTGATCCTGCTCATCTTCGTGGTGCCGAAGTTCCAGCCGATCTTCGCGCAATCCGGCAAGGCGCTGCCCTTCGTGACGACCGTCGTGATCTTCCTGGCGGACGTGCTGCGCAACTACTGGTGGGCCATTACGCTAGGAATTGCCGGAATTCTGCTTTACATGCGGAACAAATTGCAGGATCCGGAGACCAAGTTCGCGATGGACCGCCGCATGCTGGGCTGGCCGCTGGTGGGCAGCCTCATCTCGCGGGTCGAGATGACGCGCTTCGCGCGCACGCTCGGAACCCTGCTCGGCAACGGCGTGGCGCTCGTGAGCGCGCTGTCGATCGTGCGCGACACGATGGGCAACACCTGGCTCGCGGAGGCCGTGGGCAACGTGGCGCGCGAGCTGAAGGAAGGCCGCGGCCTCGGCCGCCCGATGATGGAAAGCGGCCGCTTCCCGCCGCTCGCGGTGCACATGATCATGGTCGGTGAAGAGACCGGCCGGCTGGACGAGATGTTGCTGCAAGTGGCGGACACCTACGACGTCGAGGTGGAACAGGCGATCAAGAAGATCCTCGCCTTCCTCGAGCCGGCGATGATCCTGACCATGGCGATCGTCGTTGCGGGGATCATCCTCTCGATGCTCTCGGCGATGCTGGCGATCTACGACCTGCCTTTCTAG
- the glnK gene encoding P-II family nitrogen regulator produces the protein MKLVTAIIKPFKLDEVREALSGIGVQGITVTEVKGFGRQKGHTELYRGAEYVVDFLPKVKVEAAIKDDMLDRVIEAIEKSANTGKIGDGKIFVLNLEQVIRIRTGETGADAL, from the coding sequence ATGAAACTGGTCACGGCCATCATCAAGCCGTTCAAGCTCGACGAGGTGCGCGAAGCACTGTCGGGCATCGGGGTTCAGGGCATCACCGTCACCGAGGTCAAGGGCTTCGGCCGGCAGAAGGGCCACACGGAGCTCTACCGAGGCGCCGAGTACGTCGTGGATTTCCTCCCGAAGGTGAAGGTGGAGGCCGCGATCAAGGACGACATGCTCGACCGCGTCATCGAGGCGATCGAGAAGTCCGCCAACACCGGCAAGATCGGTGACGGGAAGATCTTCGTGCTCAATCTCGAGCAGGTGATCCGCATCCGCACCGGCGAGACCGGCGCCGACGCACTCTAA
- a CDS encoding general secretion pathway protein GspK, whose amino-acid sequence MIKVRASQRGVALVLVIWLGALLMVIASSFIFAARTDSFVIRNSMSMARAEALADAAVQRAVFETYRTDNSPDIWRRDGTPRSWVFDGTPITIELRDESAKIDLNTASDTLLRGLLVSVGLKDEEADKLLDAILDWRDPDTLRRPNGAEEPDYRAAGLTYAPANSPFQAIEEIQLVLGMRPDIYRRIAPLVTVYSRQAGVYPLTATREVLMAIPGLTGEIVDAYIARREAARAAGEPVPSFPEAGAYAAPPTSLIASIKATARLDDGTVFVRDAVALLRPVPQRAVTFLAWRAATAPEPKPAEGEEGVRN is encoded by the coding sequence ATGATCAAGGTCCGCGCAAGCCAGCGTGGCGTGGCCCTCGTGCTGGTGATCTGGCTCGGGGCGCTGCTGATGGTGATCGCGTCCAGCTTCATCTTCGCGGCGCGCACCGATTCCTTCGTGATCCGCAACTCCATGTCGATGGCGCGCGCCGAGGCGCTGGCCGATGCCGCGGTGCAGCGCGCGGTCTTCGAGACCTACCGCACGGACAACTCGCCCGACATCTGGCGGCGAGACGGCACGCCGCGTTCCTGGGTGTTCGACGGCACGCCCATCACCATCGAATTGCGCGATGAGTCTGCTAAAATCGACTTGAATACCGCATCGGACACCCTCTTGCGGGGGCTGCTGGTCTCGGTGGGGCTCAAGGACGAGGAGGCGGACAAACTCCTCGACGCGATCCTCGACTGGCGCGATCCGGACACACTCCGCCGTCCCAACGGCGCGGAGGAACCGGATTACCGGGCCGCCGGCCTCACGTACGCTCCCGCGAACTCCCCCTTCCAGGCCATCGAGGAAATCCAACTCGTGCTCGGCATGCGCCCCGACATCTATCGCCGTATCGCGCCCCTGGTGACGGTCTACTCGCGCCAGGCCGGCGTGTATCCGCTCACGGCGACGCGCGAGGTGCTGATGGCCATCCCGGGGCTCACCGGCGAGATCGTCGATGCGTACATCGCCCGCCGCGAAGCCGCGCGTGCCGCGGGCGAGCCCGTGCCGTCGTTTCCGGAAGCGGGCGCCTACGCCGCGCCTCCCACCAGCCTCATCGCGTCGATCAAGGCCACCGCGCGCCTCGACGACGGAACGGTTTTCGTGCGCGATGCCGTGGCATTGTTGCGTCCCGTGCCGCAGCGCGCCGTGACGTTCCTCGCGTGGCGCGCCGCGACGGCTCCGGAACCGAAGCCCGCCGAAGGAGAAGAAGGGGTGCGTAACTGA